The following is a genomic window from Candidatus Poribacteria bacterium.
TGCAAGACAGTATAGACAGCAGGTAATTGACTATCTCTACGATAAGGAGGCATTCGGATCGCGACAGTGGTTTTCCTCGGACAAGGGGGCAGCGGATTGGAGCGACCTACCACAATTTGACTATCAAAGAGTTGATAGTAACACAAATGCAATACGCGCACTGCCAAATGTATGTTTACTATTCATGATTAATATCATGCTTTTCGTTGTGATATTTCTGATTTTCGTCAAAAGTGAGGTATAGAATGGTTTGGGATATTGCAAAACGCGAACTCTACGATAATCTGAATAGCCTCCGCTTTGCGCTTGCAACAATGTTGCTGCTCGGATTAATGCTGACCAACGCGATTATACATCTCCGAGAACACCCAGCGCGGATACAGAAATATCGAGATACTGTTGCTGAACATCAAAATCGTTTAAAGTCTCATGCCGAGAACAGTTTATATGAACTTGCACGAAAGGGGCCTGTCGATCTCTCCAAAAAGCCGTCTCGGCTCCATTTCTGTGCAGAGGGCGGTGAGGTGTTTTTATCAGAATATGTGGCGAGTAGGTATGGGCGGTGGGGTTGGGGGGACGGTGACTTAGAAAGTTTTTGGATGCTTGAGTATCCATCGGTTACCCCTAATTTACGGAATATCCGTCCAAATGTTACCAGAGTAGATTGGGGTTTTATCATCGGTTACGTCTTAAGCCTCGTCGCACTCCTGTTCACCTTCGACGCAATCTCAGGCGAACGCGAACGTGGCACCTTACGACTAATGTTGGCAAACGCTGTGCCAAGGCACATTGTGCTGATTGGCAAATTTTTGGGGGCATTGATAAGTATCAACATCCCGTTTACCATTGCTGTGTTGGTGAATCTATTCGTAATTTCTACATCGAGTGATGTCCATCTCGGTGCGGGAGAATGGAGCCGTTTGGGAATCATTTTTGGTGTCGCGCTCCTGTACACGTGTTTATTTCTGGCGTTAGGTTTGTTAGTATCGTCGCGTGTACAGCGGAGTGCAGTGAGTCTTGTGAT
Proteins encoded in this region:
- a CDS encoding ABC transporter permease subunit: MVWDIAKRELYDNLNSLRFALATMLLLGLMLTNAIIHLREHPARIQKYRDTVAEHQNRLKSHAENSLYELARKGPVDLSKKPSRLHFCAEGGEVFLSEYVASRYGRWGWGDGDLESFWMLEYPSVTPNLRNIRPNVTRVDWGFIIGYVLSLVALLFTFDAISGERERGTLRLMLANAVPRHIVLIGKFLGALISINIPFTIAVLVNLFVISTSSDVHLGAGEWSRLGIIFGVALLYTCLFLALGLLVSSRVQRSAVSLVILLLVWVTLVVFMPSTLASIAGGSSSPRPTFGFSERSSQLHDELDKKYSARIHDAGEDSTKRLQLLGEFVTKDAEGQEQLHEERLKQRIAQVKKARAITRFSPVTIVQHLLESFAGTGFERHLQFLENAKSHARQFRTFIVDTDREDPDSLHFLGVRAGMSGKSVSPEAVPKFEDTLSLSHDFNTAAMDLLLLTLFVVVLLAGAYLAFVRVEV